In one Nocardioides luteus genomic region, the following are encoded:
- a CDS encoding bifunctional [glutamine synthetase] adenylyltransferase/[glutamine synthetase]-adenylyl-L-tyrosine phosphorylase — MTLPGKGELLRLGFNDPDTALGDLAALGPGTQELLAILGQAADPDAALAGLVTLAESQGDGFVEELAGDEGTAMRLVCVLGASPALADHLARHPAQWRELADPTLGTTRPAAYVFRASLLEAVGAEPGEESPVATVADAEALDALRVEYRRWLLRLAARDLAHQLPVDDVAAELSDLACATLEAALAVARARVGSDADKVRLAVIAMGKCGGHELNYVSDVDVIFVHEAADGVGDDVSLRVATQLASNLIQVCSAHTGEGTIWPVDAALRPEGKAGALSRTIPGHVGYYERWASTWEFQALLKARPAAGDLELGRAYVDAVNPFVWKAAERDGFVSDTQAMRRRVIAHIPSREADRELKLGAGGLRDVEFAVQLLQLVHGRADTGIRQPTTLSALAALTRAGYVGREDGEAMHEAYAFLRRMEHRLQLYRLRRTHVVPDDEESLRWLARSLGYLRDPVVRLEKEWGHQRIEVRRLHEKLFYRPLLDAVARIPSGQAHLSAKAAEERLTALGYADPKAALRHLEALTTGVSRRAALQRALLPVMLQWLSEGSDPDAGLFGFRRISDALGATPWYLRSLRDEGLVAQHFATILSTSRYTTALLEREPEALRLLGHDLAPLSAEALTDEMVARAARRRTTTSAEEAVRHIRAIRRRELFRISAAELLGEAGIDTIGAALSRLTDATLEASLRTVVAEEVARREIEEPPTRIAIIAMGRYGGFELSYASDADVLFVHQPVEGADQGEATQFALKVIADLRRLLALPGADPPLELDADLRPEGRQGALVRTLPAYASYYAKWSGIWESQALLRADAVVGDPQVREAFTEMIDPLRYPEGGLTEDEIIEVRRIKGRVDHERLPRGADPNTHLKLGRGGLADIEWTAQLLQMRHAYAVPGLRTPRTVEALQAARDASLIDADDAQTLIEAWRMVSRVRNAVTLARGRPADSLPAGPVEQHAVAAILGYPAGATDELVNDYLRMTRLAHGVVERVFWE; from the coding sequence ATGACGTTGCCAGGCAAGGGCGAGCTGCTCCGGCTCGGTTTCAACGATCCGGACACCGCCCTGGGAGACCTGGCAGCTCTCGGTCCCGGCACCCAGGAGCTGCTGGCGATCCTCGGGCAGGCCGCCGACCCCGACGCCGCGCTCGCGGGTCTGGTCACCCTCGCCGAGTCCCAGGGCGACGGCTTCGTCGAGGAGCTCGCCGGGGACGAGGGCACCGCGATGCGGCTGGTCTGCGTGCTCGGCGCCTCGCCCGCGCTGGCCGACCACCTCGCCCGTCATCCCGCGCAGTGGCGGGAGCTGGCCGACCCGACGCTCGGCACGACCAGGCCCGCGGCGTACGTCTTCCGGGCATCGCTGCTCGAGGCCGTCGGTGCGGAGCCGGGTGAGGAGTCGCCGGTGGCCACGGTCGCGGACGCGGAGGCGCTCGACGCGCTCCGGGTCGAGTACCGCCGCTGGCTGCTCCGGCTCGCCGCCCGCGACCTGGCCCACCAGCTCCCGGTCGACGATGTCGCCGCCGAGCTCTCCGACCTGGCCTGCGCGACGCTCGAGGCCGCGCTGGCGGTGGCCCGTGCGCGGGTGGGGAGCGACGCCGACAAGGTCCGTCTGGCGGTCATCGCGATGGGCAAGTGCGGCGGGCACGAGCTCAACTACGTCTCCGACGTCGACGTGATCTTCGTCCACGAGGCTGCCGACGGCGTCGGCGACGACGTCTCGCTGCGCGTCGCCACCCAGCTGGCCAGCAACCTGATCCAGGTCTGCTCCGCCCACACCGGCGAGGGCACCATCTGGCCGGTCGACGCGGCGCTGCGTCCCGAGGGCAAGGCGGGCGCCCTCTCGCGCACGATCCCCGGCCACGTCGGCTACTACGAGCGCTGGGCGAGCACCTGGGAGTTCCAGGCGCTGCTCAAGGCCCGTCCGGCCGCCGGCGACCTCGAGCTCGGCCGGGCCTACGTCGACGCCGTCAACCCGTTCGTGTGGAAGGCGGCCGAGCGCGACGGGTTCGTCTCCGACACTCAGGCGATGCGGCGCCGGGTGATCGCCCACATCCCGTCCAGAGAGGCCGACCGCGAGCTCAAGCTCGGCGCCGGCGGGCTGCGCGACGTCGAGTTCGCCGTGCAGCTGTTGCAGCTCGTCCACGGTCGCGCCGACACCGGGATCCGCCAGCCCACCACGCTCTCCGCGCTGGCGGCGCTGACCAGGGCCGGCTACGTCGGTCGCGAGGACGGCGAGGCGATGCACGAGGCCTACGCGTTCCTGCGGCGGATGGAGCACCGGCTCCAGCTCTACCGGCTCCGGCGCACCCACGTCGTGCCCGACGACGAGGAGTCCCTGCGCTGGCTGGCGCGCTCGCTCGGCTACCTGCGCGACCCGGTCGTGCGCCTGGAGAAGGAGTGGGGACACCAGCGGATCGAGGTGCGCCGACTCCACGAGAAGCTCTTCTACCGCCCGCTCCTCGACGCGGTCGCCCGGATCCCGTCCGGACAGGCGCACCTGTCGGCGAAGGCCGCCGAGGAGCGGCTGACCGCGCTGGGCTATGCCGACCCGAAGGCCGCGCTGCGACACCTGGAGGCGCTCACCACGGGCGTCTCCCGGCGCGCGGCGCTGCAGCGCGCGCTGCTGCCGGTGATGCTCCAGTGGCTCTCCGAGGGCTCCGACCCCGACGCCGGTCTCTTCGGGTTCCGCCGGATCTCCGACGCGCTCGGCGCCACGCCCTGGTATCTCCGCTCCCTGCGCGACGAGGGCCTGGTCGCGCAGCACTTCGCCACGATCCTGTCCACCTCGCGCTACACCACCGCGCTGCTCGAACGGGAGCCCGAGGCGCTGCGCCTGCTCGGCCACGATCTGGCCCCGCTCTCGGCCGAGGCGCTGACCGACGAGATGGTCGCCCGCGCCGCGCGCCGGCGCACCACCACCTCCGCCGAGGAGGCCGTACGCCACATCCGGGCCATCCGCCGGCGTGAGCTGTTCCGGATCTCGGCCGCCGAGCTCCTCGGCGAGGCCGGGATCGACACCATCGGCGCCGCGCTGTCGCGGCTCACGGACGCCACCTTGGAGGCCTCGCTGCGCACGGTCGTGGCGGAGGAGGTCGCCCGCCGCGAGATCGAGGAGCCGCCGACCAGGATCGCCATCATCGCGATGGGCCGCTACGGCGGCTTCGAGCTCTCCTATGCCTCCGACGCCGACGTGCTCTTCGTCCACCAGCCCGTCGAGGGGGCCGACCAGGGCGAGGCGACCCAGTTCGCGCTCAAGGTCATCGCCGACCTGCGCCGGCTGCTCGCCCTTCCCGGTGCCGACCCGCCACTGGAGCTCGACGCCGACCTGCGGCCCGAGGGGCGGCAGGGCGCGCTGGTGCGGACACTGCCTGCGTACGCCTCCTACTACGCGAAGTGGTCGGGCATCTGGGAGTCGCAGGCGCTGCTGCGCGCCGACGCGGTCGTCGGTGACCCGCAGGTGCGGGAGGCGTTCACCGAGATGATCGACCCGCTGCGCTATCCCGAGGGCGGGCTGACCGAGGACGAGATCATCGAGGTGCGCCGGATCAAGGGCCGCGTCGACCACGAGCGGTTGCCGCGCGGCGCCGACCCCAACACCCACCTGAAGCTCGGCCGTGGCGGGCTCGCCGACATCGAGTGGACGGCTCAGCTGCTGCAGATGCGGCATGCGTACGCCGTCCCCGGACTGCGCACCCCCCGCACCGTCGAGGCGCTGCAGGCTGCCCGCGATGCCTCGCTGATCGATGCCGACGACGCCCAGACCCTGATCGAGGCGTGGCGGATGGTGAGCCGGGTGCGCAACGCGGTCACGCTCGCGCGCGGACGCCCGGCGGACTCGCTGCCCGCGGGACCGGTCGAGCAGCACGCCGTCGCCGCCATCCTCGGCTATCCGGCCGGTGCCACCGACGAGCTGGTCAACGACTACCTGCGGATGACCCGGCTCGCCCACGGCGTGGTCGAGCGCGTCTTCTGGGAGTGA